One window of Nocardia sp. NBC_00508 genomic DNA carries:
- a CDS encoding serine hydrolase — MATAIVLAATGCGDDSDSAPGNGTLSSSAAMPDQVAGVPIPDGRIDDAVAELDRLAEDLLDSSGVPGMAVAVVHGGKVVYSRGFGVRNVVTEEKVDPDTVFQLASVSKPVGATVVARRIAAGGVEWDTPVRRLLPSFALADPYVTDHVTIGDLYAHRSGLPDHAGDLLEDLGYDRQQVLDRLRLLPLGAFRDSYEYTNFGVTAAAVAVASAAGTDWETLSEQTIYDPLGMDSTSSRYADFTARANRAQGHVLVDGKYAVANPPRQPDAQSPAGGVSSSVADMAKWMAMVLANGSAGGSVLVPPEDLLPAISPQAVSAPPKTPDARAGFYGFGFNVSNSAAGRVVLGHSGAFGLGAGTAFTLIPSADVGIVTLTNAAPIGVPETLNAEFADLVQFGKIQQDWRTLYRTAFQPLSAPTGALSGEQPPSDPVPARPLPSYAGTYDNAYYGPATVSSTDKSLTLTLGPRNMTFPLKHWNGNTFVFTPPGENANQGTISQATFDGTELTLEYYDTEQLGVFTRR; from the coding sequence ATGGCAACCGCCATCGTGCTAGCCGCGACAGGATGCGGCGACGACTCGGACTCCGCGCCCGGAAACGGCACCTTGTCCAGCTCTGCGGCGATGCCCGATCAGGTGGCCGGAGTGCCGATCCCGGACGGGCGGATCGATGATGCGGTGGCCGAACTGGACCGACTCGCCGAAGACTTGCTCGACTCCTCCGGCGTCCCGGGCATGGCGGTCGCCGTCGTGCACGGCGGAAAGGTGGTGTACAGCCGAGGATTCGGGGTCCGCAACGTCGTCACCGAGGAGAAGGTGGACCCGGACACGGTCTTTCAGCTCGCGTCGGTTTCCAAGCCGGTCGGAGCGACGGTGGTCGCCCGCCGGATCGCCGCCGGTGGCGTCGAGTGGGACACCCCGGTGCGCAGGCTGCTGCCGTCCTTCGCGCTCGCCGATCCGTACGTCACCGATCACGTCACGATCGGTGACCTGTACGCGCACCGGTCCGGGCTGCCCGATCACGCGGGCGACCTGCTGGAAGACCTCGGCTATGACCGTCAGCAGGTACTCGACCGGCTGCGGCTGCTACCGCTGGGCGCCTTCCGGGACTCCTACGAGTACACCAATTTCGGCGTGACCGCGGCGGCCGTCGCCGTGGCGTCGGCCGCGGGCACCGACTGGGAGACGTTGTCGGAGCAGACCATCTACGATCCGCTCGGCATGGACTCGACCAGCTCCCGCTACGCCGACTTCACCGCCCGCGCCAACCGCGCCCAGGGGCACGTCCTGGTCGACGGCAAGTACGCGGTGGCCAACCCGCCGCGCCAGCCGGACGCGCAGTCTCCCGCGGGCGGAGTCAGTTCCTCGGTCGCCGATATGGCCAAGTGGATGGCGATGGTACTTGCGAATGGCTCCGCGGGCGGCTCGGTGCTCGTGCCACCGGAGGATCTGCTGCCCGCCATCTCGCCGCAAGCGGTGTCGGCGCCACCGAAAACGCCCGACGCGCGCGCCGGGTTCTATGGATTCGGCTTCAATGTGAGCAATTCCGCCGCGGGCCGGGTGGTACTCGGTCATTCCGGGGCGTTCGGTCTCGGCGCGGGTACCGCGTTCACCCTGATCCCCTCCGCCGACGTCGGCATCGTGACGTTGACCAACGCGGCACCGATCGGCGTGCCCGAGACACTGAATGCCGAGTTCGCCGATCTGGTCCAATTCGGGAAGATCCAACAGGACTGGCGCACGTTGTACCGCACGGCATTTCAACCCCTCAGCGCGCCGACCGGCGCACTGAGCGGCGAACAGCCGCCGTCCGACCCGGTTCCCGCGCGGCCGCTCCCGAGTTACGCGGGCACCTACGACAACGCCTATTACGGACCGGCGACGGTCAGCAGCACCGATAAATCCCTGACCCTCACCTTGGGGCCGAGGAACATGACCTTCCCGCTGAAACATTGGAACGGCAACACCTTCGTCTTCACCCCGCCCGGTGAGAACGCCAACCAAGGCACGATCTCCCAAGCGACCTTCGATGGCACCGAGCTCACGCTGGAGTACTACGACACCGAACAGCTGGGCGTTTTCACCCGCAGATAA